From a region of the Marasmius oreades isolate 03SP1 chromosome 7, whole genome shotgun sequence genome:
- the DBP5 gene encoding RNA helicase required for poly(A+) mRNA export (BUSCO:EOG09261MPU) — MATVQKDDEGFYTPTAEGSTSTPAKDEQPDASKTDLINSTFEVSVTLADQQGDPNSPLYSVKSFEELGLLEELLKGIYAMGFSKPSKIQERALPLLLSNPPTNMIGQSQSGTGKTAAFVLTMLSRIDYTKNKPQALCLAPSRELARQIMSVVIAMGKFTQVQTEYAIKENLPRSVTHITAHVLVGTPGTMYDLLRRKVIDTSELKVFVLDEADNMLDQDGLGDQTLRVKNLLPRGLNAPQIILFSATFPAHVRAFANKFAPDANKIELQNNELSVDSIRQFYMDCKNEDHKYDILVTLYTLLTIGQSIIFCQHRHTADRISQRMTAEGHKVSSLHGAKDATERDRIIDNFRLGKEKVLITTNVIARGIDIMQVNMVVNYDLPLMNERGGNKSEDTRPDIETYIHRIGRTGRFGRKGISINFVHDRKTWLQMEEIEKATGKSIMRIETNDLDMMEEKMKKALK; from the exons ATGGCCACTGTGCAAAAAGACGATGAAGGATTCTATACGCCAA CTGCAGAAGGTTCTACATCTACACCAGCTAAAGACGAGCAACCCGACG CATCCAAGACCGACTTGATTAACTCTACATTCGAAGTCAGC GTTACCCTTGCCGATCAACAAGGCGATCCCAATTCTCCGTTATACAGTGTGAAGTCCTTCGAAGAACTAGGACT GCTTGAAGAGCTTCTCAAAGGAATTTATGCCATGGGTTTTTCTAAACCATCCAAGATCCAAGAACgcgctcttcctctcctcctttCCAACCC TCCTACAAACATGATCGGTCAATCGCAATCTGGTACAGGCAAAACAGCCGCCTTCGTTCTCACCATGCTCAGTCGAATCGACTACACCAAAAACAAGCCACAG GCTTTATGTCTTGCCCCATCTCGTGAACTAGCCCGTCAAATAATGTCCGTGGTCATAGCTATGGGTAAATTCACTCAAGTACAGACTGAGTACGCAATCAAGGAGAATCTTCCCCGGAGCGTTACTCATATCACTGCTCATGTCCTCGTTGGAACTCCTGGAACGATGTACGATCTGCTACGGAGAAAGGTTATAGACACGAGCGAGTTGAAGGTGTTCGTTCTCGACGAAGCAGATAACATGTTAGATCAAGATGGTTTGGGTGATCAGACACTGAGGGTCAAAAA CCTGCTTCCCCGAGGACTCAATGCCCCACAaatcatcctcttctccgcCACATTCCCGGCCCACGTCCGTGCATTCGCAAACAAGTTTGCACCTGATGCAAACAAAATCGAGCTACAAAATAACGAGCTCAGTGTCGATTCCATTCGACAATTTTACATGGACTGCAAGAACGAAGATCATAAATACGACATTCTAGTAACCCTCTATACACTCTTGACCATCGGTCAGAGCATTATATTCTGTCAGCACAGACATACAGCGGACAGAATATCTCAGAGGATGACAGCAGAGGGACATAAAGTGTCTTCCCTTCATGGCGCCAAGGACGCAACAGAACGTGATAGAATCATTGATAATTTCCGTTTAGGAAAGGAGAAG GTGTTGATTACCACGAACGTCATTGCACGAGGTATCGATATCATGCAAGTCAACATGGTCGTCAACTACGATTTACCCCTCATGAACGAACGCGGTGGAAACAAGTCAGAGGATACTCGACCTGATATCGAAACCTACATCCATCGTATTGGTCGGACAGGTCGTTTCGGTCGCAAGGGTATCTCGATCAACTTCGTTCATGACAGGAAGACTTGGCTTCAGATGGAGGAAATTGAGAAGGCTACCGGCAAGTCGATCATGCGAATTGAGACTAATGATTTAGACATGATGGAAGAG AAAATGAAAAAGGCTTTGAAATAG